A stretch of Desulfurivibrio alkaliphilus AHT 2 DNA encodes these proteins:
- a CDS encoding DsrE family protein, with protein sequence MMAEKQILFAFRGDPLCFVHVLLNALDLHEQELGGWIVIEGEAVKLVGQISRPEHFLNAFYRQVREKGLIVAVCKACSAKMEVTAEVEAEGLPLVGHIAGHPSMAHYLKEGYRVITF encoded by the coding sequence ATGATGGCTGAAAAACAGATCCTGTTTGCCTTTCGCGGTGATCCCCTCTGTTTTGTCCACGTGCTGTTAAACGCCCTGGACCTGCATGAGCAGGAGCTTGGAGGGTGGATTGTCATTGAGGGGGAGGCGGTTAAGCTGGTGGGGCAGATCAGCCGGCCGGAGCATTTTCTCAACGCCTTTTACCGCCAGGTACGGGAAAAGGGGTTGATCGTGGCGGTCTGCAAGGCCTGCTCGGCCAAAATGGAGGTTACCGCCGAGGTGGAGGCCGAAGGGTTGCCACTGGTGGGCCATATTGCCGGGCACCCTTCCATGGCCCACTACTTGAAGGAAGGCTATCGGGTGATCACTTTTTAA